Proteins from a single region of Streptomyces spinoverrucosus:
- a CDS encoding DNA/RNA non-specific endonuclease, whose translation MTGINVTYILRDSRGLEIGRGTLAVSTGADLSATATTWNEQVNVTMTSASGDVTSLNAKFRASCDAGCTATKTAPWYGGAITLGQTLTGNVTFSSAQTAGSSASFYTSYAMYVTSPGATATDPNASWKNARQIRCDHAVGGTSVAGCAVPSVMPELSMSTQGSDQGGAVAAYLWAQKNLTDRWGLNTALTRSTSGVDGRTSSTCGSGASEPFADASDLIPTDTCAQFPFAETKEGGRDGAQCAELIPYYGNGGWVIHELNGGSSLDTSQRCVRAHVAAADKQFADSQLADGFAGQRVIDADQFKLTFTASLDGSHAECLGISPGGARPAGNGWILNTTEPVPHVRKNDQTSAAGHRATKATACLGKQLGPGSEAGGDITGWQDAADYASARNLTEQLARCHLIANILGGRISKNLVPCWQVGMNTGAGSMWEYEEQVRDEVRLASFSEDDAILYEVTPIYLSADSTIPVRVTMSAKIEREDGSVVPMFQNVDIYNTQTGGAHNLGN comes from the coding sequence GTGACCGGCATCAACGTCACCTACATCCTCCGCGACAGCAGGGGTCTGGAGATCGGACGCGGCACCCTGGCGGTCTCCACCGGCGCCGACCTCTCCGCGACCGCCACGACCTGGAACGAGCAGGTCAACGTCACCATGACCAGCGCGTCCGGCGATGTCACCTCTCTGAACGCCAAGTTCCGCGCCTCCTGCGACGCCGGCTGCACGGCCACCAAGACCGCCCCCTGGTACGGCGGCGCCATCACCCTCGGCCAGACCCTCACCGGCAACGTCACCTTCTCCTCGGCGCAGACGGCGGGCTCCTCCGCCTCCTTCTACACGTCCTACGCGATGTATGTGACGTCCCCGGGCGCGACGGCGACCGACCCGAACGCGTCGTGGAAGAACGCGCGTCAGATCAGGTGCGACCACGCGGTCGGCGGCACTTCGGTGGCGGGGTGTGCGGTTCCGTCGGTCATGCCGGAGCTGTCGATGAGCACGCAGGGCTCGGATCAGGGCGGCGCGGTGGCGGCGTATCTGTGGGCCCAGAAGAACCTCACCGACCGCTGGGGGCTCAACACCGCACTGACCCGGTCGACGAGCGGCGTGGACGGCCGTACGAGCAGCACCTGTGGAAGCGGGGCGTCGGAGCCGTTCGCGGACGCCAGCGACCTCATACCGACCGACACCTGTGCCCAGTTCCCCTTCGCGGAGACGAAGGAGGGCGGAAGGGACGGTGCTCAGTGCGCCGAGCTCATTCCTTACTACGGCAACGGCGGATGGGTCATCCACGAGCTCAACGGCGGTTCGAGCCTCGACACCTCCCAGCGATGTGTGCGCGCCCATGTCGCCGCCGCTGACAAGCAGTTCGCGGACAGCCAGCTCGCCGACGGCTTCGCGGGCCAGCGGGTCATCGACGCCGACCAGTTCAAGCTGACGTTCACGGCGTCGCTCGACGGCTCGCACGCGGAGTGCCTGGGGATCTCGCCGGGGGGTGCGCGCCCGGCCGGCAACGGCTGGATCCTGAACACCACCGAACCGGTCCCGCACGTCAGGAAGAACGACCAGACGAGCGCGGCCGGCCACCGGGCGACCAAGGCCACCGCCTGCCTGGGCAAACAGCTCGGCCCCGGCAGTGAAGCGGGCGGAGACATCACCGGCTGGCAGGACGCGGCCGACTACGCCTCCGCGCGCAATCTCACCGAACAGCTCGCCCGGTGTCACCTGATCGCCAACATTCTCGGCGGGCGGATCTCGAAGAACCTCGTGCCCTGCTGGCAGGTCGGGATGAACACCGGTGCAGGCAGCATGTGGGAGTACGAGGAGCAGGTCCGGGACGAGGTGCGGCTGGCCTCGTTCAGCGAGGACGACGCGATCCTCTACGAGGTGACTCCCATCTATCTGAGCGCCGACAGCACGATTCCGGTGCGCGTTACGATGAGCGCCAAGATCGAGCGCGAGGACGGTTCGGTCGTACCGATGTTCCAAAACGTCGACATCTACAACACCCAGACCGGCGGAGCACACAACCTCGGCAACTGA
- a CDS encoding ALF repeat-containing protein, which yields MQTAFWSRRRVLGALAAATAVAATPSVLRPATAAAAETAGADPVPLPNTDRAKVVRAWLTGGRGVKATATMALYGTDTEIQTFLAETLPQQTVQDNRVAIVRSLDRAGKGLRREAVAALDNGDQAIADFLSAGFAPAIREDLQVATSIVSSTGGRGVVREANAALNAGTEQALVAFLADKQYDARLEDTRVQVTAMLMNGGPEVQKYADRALSGTAQDVEWFIETGQHIARARDQESATIEELVAVVEREGKRAERETNLAVEAGARAETAATKAKEAAEKAAAEAAAAQSDVQKSGAAARKAASAAKGAADAARNAVNASNAAVNASRRASWAAAGAAQAAAKAGNAAARAYNAAIAASKDAGKAEAAKNAAVAARNAAAKARSAAAAADKAALAGDASASAGLAAASAARNSAAAATAAAQAAVSAGAAKAEADEAKRQAAIATSAANRATNAASAAQALATAAAKAARTARDAANSAAAHADKAAAAAEEAVKYAGQAVDYANKSTAHATEAVKAANVATKAVSDAIEVEKNARAAEAQTLEQDKQQAIEEAQQLAAIEQAELSDVREKRLMEERDTQATKDLISRAEEALYSGDMAVAATLGRQAAVALMEARGANTRQAAQHALAGSDDDVYAWIDLDRALAQTQDDRETTLHVATIGGPKVAAAAAAALESNDSKAVGDFLTGGMKRASDEDLRVAITKILGDNAGRAVTEAGNDALDKNTTESLNHFFDHAYPVAVQEDDRVRASELIHTGGAFTKAYAEVALEGPQWMLRNFITVIQYRTAQLDFDTATHVAAVRGAIAAAAKIAEKAQQDAALASKAAADARNAAAEAQQWAQKALDSAAKADDYAQQARDNADAADKSAADAQASAATAKNAAATARGAARSANYSANKAVDSARAALASSAAAQRSAAAARAAELAASADAKAAAAAYAQAKQIAADKKRAEEIAKAKEAARKAQEEREAKQDPANNDKNNQVNPNGTADGDADEWWNDAQFYADAANMVSIGAGFLAAGCALAAIVFPPALAAAGFFAGVSAGAGALGTLFTGIEHGFTSGAFWESAVGTGLSLVSFGAYKWLGAADKALGGSVVKPVVSKITDTGEDLVSGITKSLSDIWGKAA from the coding sequence ATGCAGACAGCTTTCTGGAGCAGACGCCGCGTCCTCGGCGCGCTCGCGGCCGCGACCGCTGTCGCCGCCACCCCCTCGGTCCTGCGACCGGCCACCGCCGCGGCCGCCGAGACGGCAGGCGCCGACCCGGTGCCGCTGCCGAACACCGATCGCGCCAAGGTCGTCCGCGCGTGGCTGACTGGCGGCAGGGGCGTCAAGGCCACTGCCACCATGGCCCTCTACGGGACCGACACCGAGATCCAGACCTTCCTCGCCGAGACGCTGCCGCAGCAGACCGTGCAGGACAACCGGGTCGCGATCGTTCGCAGCCTGGACCGCGCGGGCAAGGGCCTGCGCCGCGAGGCCGTCGCCGCCCTGGACAACGGCGACCAAGCGATAGCCGACTTCCTCTCGGCGGGCTTCGCACCCGCTATCCGCGAGGACCTCCAGGTCGCCACCAGCATCGTCTCGTCCACCGGCGGCAGGGGAGTGGTGCGCGAGGCCAACGCCGCGCTCAACGCCGGCACCGAACAGGCCCTCGTCGCCTTCCTCGCCGACAAGCAGTACGACGCGCGGCTGGAGGACACCCGGGTCCAGGTCACCGCCATGCTGATGAACGGCGGCCCGGAGGTGCAGAAGTACGCGGACCGCGCGCTCAGCGGCACCGCCCAGGACGTCGAGTGGTTCATCGAGACCGGCCAGCACATCGCGCGCGCCCGCGACCAGGAGTCGGCGACCATCGAGGAGCTGGTGGCCGTCGTCGAGCGCGAGGGCAAGCGCGCCGAGCGCGAGACGAACCTGGCCGTCGAGGCCGGGGCCCGCGCCGAGACCGCCGCCACCAAGGCCAAGGAGGCCGCCGAGAAGGCCGCCGCCGAGGCCGCCGCCGCCCAGAGCGACGTGCAGAAGTCGGGGGCCGCGGCCCGCAAGGCGGCGAGCGCGGCGAAGGGCGCGGCCGACGCCGCCCGCAACGCCGTCAACGCCTCCAACGCCGCCGTGAATGCCTCCCGCCGCGCCTCCTGGGCCGCCGCAGGCGCCGCCCAGGCCGCCGCGAAGGCCGGCAACGCCGCCGCCCGCGCCTACAACGCCGCGATCGCCGCGTCCAAGGACGCCGGCAAGGCGGAGGCCGCCAAGAACGCCGCGGTCGCCGCCCGCAACGCCGCAGCCAAGGCCCGCAGCGCCGCCGCGGCTGCCGACAAGGCGGCCCTCGCCGGCGACGCGTCCGCCTCCGCCGGGCTGGCCGCCGCCTCCGCCGCCCGCAACTCGGCCGCCGCCGCGACCGCCGCCGCCCAGGCCGCCGTCTCCGCCGGTGCCGCCAAGGCGGAGGCCGACGAGGCCAAGCGCCAGGCCGCCATCGCCACCAGCGCCGCCAACCGCGCCACCAATGCCGCCTCCGCCGCCCAGGCCCTGGCGACCGCCGCCGCCAAGGCGGCCCGCACCGCCCGGGACGCCGCCAACTCCGCCGCTGCCCACGCCGACAAGGCCGCGGCCGCCGCCGAGGAGGCCGTGAAGTACGCGGGTCAGGCCGTCGACTACGCCAACAAGTCGACCGCCCACGCCACGGAGGCCGTGAAGGCCGCCAACGTCGCCACCAAGGCCGTCAGCGACGCCATCGAGGTGGAGAAGAACGCCCGCGCCGCCGAGGCGCAGACCCTGGAGCAGGACAAGCAGCAGGCCATCGAGGAGGCCCAGCAGCTCGCCGCCATCGAGCAGGCCGAGCTCTCCGACGTCCGCGAGAAGCGGCTGATGGAGGAGCGCGACACCCAGGCGACCAAGGACCTCATATCCAGGGCGGAAGAGGCCCTGTACTCCGGCGACATGGCGGTCGCCGCGACCCTGGGCCGACAGGCCGCGGTCGCCCTGATGGAGGCCCGCGGGGCCAACACCCGGCAGGCCGCCCAGCACGCCCTCGCCGGCTCCGACGACGACGTCTACGCCTGGATCGACCTCGACCGAGCCCTCGCCCAGACGCAGGACGACCGCGAAACCACCCTCCACGTGGCGACGATCGGCGGACCGAAGGTCGCCGCGGCCGCCGCGGCCGCGCTGGAGAGCAACGACTCCAAGGCCGTCGGCGACTTCCTCACCGGCGGCATGAAGCGCGCCTCGGACGAGGACCTGCGCGTCGCCATCACCAAGATCCTCGGCGACAACGCGGGCCGGGCCGTCACCGAGGCCGGTAACGACGCGCTCGACAAGAACACGACCGAGTCCCTCAACCACTTCTTCGACCATGCCTACCCCGTGGCCGTCCAGGAGGACGACCGCGTCCGGGCGAGTGAGCTGATCCACACCGGGGGCGCCTTCACCAAGGCCTACGCGGAAGTCGCGCTCGAAGGACCGCAGTGGATGCTGCGGAACTTCATCACCGTGATCCAGTACCGCACGGCCCAGCTCGACTTCGACACCGCCACCCACGTCGCCGCCGTCCGCGGGGCCATCGCCGCCGCCGCGAAGATCGCGGAGAAGGCGCAGCAGGACGCGGCCCTCGCCTCGAAAGCCGCCGCCGACGCCCGCAACGCCGCCGCCGAGGCTCAGCAGTGGGCGCAGAAGGCGCTCGACTCCGCCGCCAAGGCCGATGACTACGCCCAGCAGGCGCGGGACAACGCCGACGCCGCCGACAAGTCGGCCGCCGACGCCCAGGCCTCCGCCGCCACGGCGAAGAACGCCGCCGCCACCGCCCGCGGCGCCGCCCGCTCCGCCAACTACTCGGCCAACAAGGCCGTCGACTCGGCGCGCGCGGCCCTCGCCTCCTCCGCCGCGGCCCAGCGCTCCGCCGCCGCGGCCCGCGCCGCCGAGCTCGCCGCCTCCGCCGACGCGAAGGCCGCCGCCGCCGCGTACGCCCAGGCCAAGCAGATCGCCGCCGACAAGAAGCGGGCCGAGGAGATCGCGAAGGCCAAGGAGGCCGCGCGCAAGGCCCAGGAAGAGCGCGAGGCCAAGCAGGACCCGGCCAACAACGACAAGAACAACCAGGTCAACCCGAACGGCACCGCGGACGGCGACGCCGACGAGTGGTGGAACGACGCCCAGTTCTACGCGGACGCCGCCAACATGGTCAGCATCGGCGCCGGGTTCCTGGCGGCCGGCTGCGCCCTCGCCGCCATCGTCTTCCCGCCGGCCCTCGCCGCGGCCGGCTTCTTCGCCGGCGTCTCCGCGGGCGCGGGCGCCCTCGGCACCCTCTTCACGGGCATCGAGCACGGCTTCACCAGCGGCGCCTTCTGGGAGTCCGCCGTCGGCACCGGCCTGAGCCTGGTCTCCTTCGGCGCCTACAAGTGGCTCGGCGCCGCCGACAAGGCGCTCGGCGGCAGCGTCGTCAAGCCCGTCGTCAGCAAGATCACAGACACCGGCGAGGACCTGGTCTCCGGCATCACGAAGAGCCTCAGCGACATCTGGGGCAAGGCGGCCTGA
- a CDS encoding ABC transporter ATP-binding protein, translating to METTAWTQLHSVMNATQERRPLARATLRRIAAFARPHRPRIVLFVLLGVATALLAVATPVLAGRVVDAIVTNGDERTVVRLALLIALIALVEAALGILGRRLSAALGEGLILDLRTAVFDHVQRMPVAFFTRTRTGALVSRLNNDVIGAQRAFSNTLSGVVSNLVTLVLTLAVMLTLSWQVTLLALVLLPVFVIPARRMGSRMARMQREAATLNAAMGTRMTERFSAPGATLVKLFGRPEEESAEFAVRARRVADIGIRTATAQSAFITALTLVSALALALVYGLGGWFALRGTLEPGAVVSLALLLTRLYAPLTALAGARVEVMSALVSFERVFEVLDLKPLIEQKPDAVEVPEGPVSVEFDDVRFGYPSADKVSLASLEEVAALDSRGGAEVLRGISFRAEPGRTIALVGSSGAGKSTIAQLLPRLYDVDGGAVRVGGVDVRDLNAGSLRATVGMVTQDGHLFHDTVRANLLLARPTATDDELWDALRRARLDTLVRSLPDGLDTVVGERGYRLSGGERQRMTIARLLLARQRVVILDEATAHLDNTSEAAVQEALTEALQGRTALVIAHRLSTVRSADLILVLEDGRIVERGTHEGLLAAGGRYAELYRTQFEERAGEMEAGEMAEVAAA from the coding sequence ATGGAGACCACGGCGTGGACGCAGCTGCACAGCGTCATGAACGCCACGCAGGAACGCCGCCCCCTCGCCCGCGCCACGCTGCGCCGCATCGCCGCGTTCGCCCGCCCGCACCGCCCCCGGATCGTGCTGTTCGTACTGCTCGGGGTGGCGACCGCGCTGCTCGCCGTCGCGACCCCCGTGCTCGCCGGACGCGTCGTCGACGCGATCGTGACGAACGGCGACGAGCGGACCGTCGTACGCCTCGCGCTGCTGATCGCGCTCATCGCGCTGGTGGAGGCGGCCCTCGGCATCCTCGGGCGCAGGCTCTCGGCGGCGCTGGGAGAGGGGCTCATACTCGATCTGCGGACGGCCGTGTTCGACCATGTGCAGCGTATGCCGGTCGCGTTCTTCACCCGCACCCGCACGGGAGCGCTCGTCAGCCGGCTCAACAACGACGTGATCGGCGCCCAGCGGGCGTTCAGCAACACCCTGTCCGGCGTGGTCAGCAACCTCGTCACGCTGGTGCTCACCCTCGCCGTCATGCTCACCCTGTCCTGGCAGGTCACCCTGCTCGCGCTGGTGCTGCTGCCGGTGTTCGTGATCCCGGCCCGGCGGATGGGCAGCCGGATGGCCCGGATGCAGCGGGAGGCGGCGACGCTGAACGCGGCCATGGGCACCCGGATGACGGAACGCTTCTCGGCTCCCGGCGCCACGCTGGTCAAGCTGTTCGGCCGCCCGGAGGAGGAGTCCGCCGAGTTCGCCGTCCGGGCCCGCCGGGTCGCGGACATCGGTATCCGTACGGCGACCGCGCAGTCGGCGTTCATCACCGCGCTGACCCTGGTGTCGGCGCTCGCCCTGGCCCTGGTCTACGGCCTCGGCGGCTGGTTCGCCCTGCGCGGCACCCTGGAGCCCGGAGCCGTGGTGTCGCTCGCCCTGCTGCTGACCCGCCTGTACGCGCCGCTCACGGCGCTCGCCGGGGCGCGCGTCGAGGTGATGAGCGCCCTCGTCAGCTTCGAGCGCGTCTTCGAGGTGCTCGACCTCAAGCCGCTCATCGAACAGAAGCCGGACGCCGTCGAGGTGCCCGAAGGGCCGGTGTCGGTGGAGTTCGACGACGTCCGCTTCGGCTACCCCTCCGCCGACAAGGTCTCCCTCGCCTCCCTGGAGGAGGTGGCCGCCCTCGACAGCCGCGGTGGCGCCGAGGTCCTGCGGGGCATCTCCTTCCGCGCCGAACCCGGCCGGACCATCGCCCTCGTCGGCTCCTCCGGCGCGGGCAAGTCGACGATCGCGCAGCTGCTGCCCCGCCTGTACGACGTCGACGGGGGCGCCGTCCGGGTCGGCGGCGTCGACGTCCGCGACCTGAACGCAGGGTCCCTGCGTGCCACCGTCGGCATGGTCACCCAGGACGGCCACCTGTTCCACGACACGGTCCGCGCCAACCTGCTGCTCGCCCGCCCCACCGCGACGGACGACGAACTGTGGGACGCCCTGCGCCGGGCCCGCCTGGACACTCTCGTCCGCTCGCTCCCCGACGGCCTGGACACCGTGGTCGGCGAACGCGGCTATCGCCTCTCCGGCGGCGAACGCCAGCGCATGACCATCGCCCGCCTGCTCCTCGCCCGCCAGCGGGTGGTGATCCTCGACGAGGCCACGGCCCACCTCGACAACACCTCCGAGGCGGCCGTGCAGGAGGCCCTCACCGAGGCACTTCAGGGCCGCACCGCCCTCGTCATCGCCCACCGCCTGTCCACCGTGCGGTCCGCCGACCTGATCCTCGTCCTCGAGGACGGCCGCATCGTCGAACGGGGCACGCACGAGGGGCTGTTGGCGGCGGGGGGACGGTACGCGGAGCTGTATCGGACGCAGTTCGAGGAACGGGCGGGGGAGATGGAGGCGGGGGAGATGGCGGAGGTGGCGGCGGCCTGA
- a CDS encoding lysylphosphatidylglycerol synthase transmembrane domain-containing protein has protein sequence MTAVEQQPAGRRPRRIPFRLILGLLPLAFVAYLAVRHRDVLGEGFHHLATAKWPWLLAAGGATCLTWVAMAVTRQGAVVERLPGFRLLATQVAAMAANHMLPTGLGSSAVNLRFMTVCGLPLARSSAAVALYLLAESIARVGMLAVLLIAFPGALRLGTLLPDDVAGPLLLVLGAAALVAAAVLLLVRRLRTAVFSFVRTALGEARSVHTRPSRALALWGGSLAFPALQAAGLVAVGLALGLEIPLWHMVVAYLAATVAVAVVPTPGGLGSVEAALIVALVAAGSPAAVATAVVLAYRIITVWLPLLPGALTLGALVRLKVI, from the coding sequence GTGACAGCGGTCGAACAACAACCCGCGGGACGGCGCCCCAGACGCATCCCCTTCCGGCTGATCCTGGGCCTGCTCCCGCTCGCCTTCGTGGCGTACCTCGCGGTGCGGCACCGCGACGTGCTCGGCGAGGGCTTCCACCACCTGGCGACGGCGAAGTGGCCGTGGCTGCTGGCGGCGGGCGGCGCCACCTGCCTGACCTGGGTCGCGATGGCGGTGACCCGGCAGGGCGCGGTCGTGGAGCGGCTGCCGGGTTTCCGGCTGCTCGCCACGCAGGTCGCGGCGATGGCGGCCAACCACATGCTGCCGACCGGGCTGGGCTCCAGCGCGGTCAACCTGCGGTTCATGACGGTGTGCGGGCTGCCGCTGGCCCGCTCGTCGGCCGCCGTGGCGCTCTATCTGCTGGCCGAGAGCATCGCCCGGGTCGGCATGCTGGCCGTGCTGCTGATCGCCTTCCCCGGCGCGCTGCGGCTCGGCACCCTGCTGCCGGACGACGTGGCCGGCCCGCTGCTGCTCGTACTGGGCGCGGCCGCGCTGGTGGCGGCGGCTGTGCTGCTTCTCGTACGACGGCTGCGCACGGCCGTCTTCTCCTTCGTGCGCACGGCACTGGGCGAGGCGCGCTCGGTGCACACCCGTCCGTCGCGGGCGCTGGCCCTGTGGGGCGGTTCGCTGGCGTTCCCCGCGTTGCAGGCGGCCGGGCTGGTCGCGGTGGGGCTGGCGTTGGGGCTGGAGATACCCCTGTGGCACATGGTCGTCGCGTATCTGGCCGCGACCGTCGCGGTCGCCGTGGTGCCCACGCCGGGTGGGCTCGGCTCGGTCGAGGCGGCGCTGATCGTGGCGCTGGTCGCGGCGGGCAGCCCGGCCGCCGTGGCCACGGCGGTGGTCCTGGCGTACCGCATCATCACCGTCTGGCTGCCGCTGCTGCCGGGGGCGTTGACGCTGGGCGCGCTGGTGCGGCTGAAGGTGATCTGA
- a CDS encoding crotonase/enoyl-CoA hydratase family protein, whose protein sequence is MPVRVERQQHVTTVVLARPEARNAVDGPTAAELAAAFREFEADDEARVAVLWGEGGTFCAGADLKAIGTERGNRVAEDGDGPMGPTRMRLSKPVIAAVAGHAVAGGLELALWCDLRVAEEDAVFGVFCRRWGVPLIDGGTVRLPRLIGTSRALDMILTGRPVPAREAYDIGLANRLVPTGRARAEAEELAAAIARFPQACLRTDRASLLEQDGLDEQTAMRGELRHGTGVLAQSLEGAARFTAGAGRHGSFTDQ, encoded by the coding sequence ATGCCGGTCCGCGTCGAGCGTCAGCAGCACGTCACCACGGTCGTCCTCGCCCGCCCCGAGGCCCGTAACGCGGTGGACGGCCCTACCGCGGCGGAGCTCGCCGCCGCCTTCCGGGAGTTCGAGGCGGACGACGAGGCGCGGGTCGCGGTGCTGTGGGGTGAGGGCGGCACCTTCTGCGCGGGGGCGGACCTCAAGGCGATCGGCACCGAGCGCGGCAACCGGGTCGCCGAGGACGGTGACGGGCCGATGGGCCCGACCCGTATGCGGCTGAGCAAGCCGGTGATCGCCGCCGTGGCGGGGCACGCCGTCGCGGGCGGTCTGGAGCTGGCGCTGTGGTGCGATCTGCGGGTCGCCGAGGAGGACGCCGTGTTCGGGGTGTTCTGCCGCCGCTGGGGTGTCCCGCTGATCGACGGCGGCACGGTACGGCTCCCCCGGCTGATCGGCACGAGCCGGGCCCTGGACATGATCCTCACCGGGCGTCCGGTGCCCGCCCGCGAGGCCTACGACATCGGCCTCGCCAACCGCCTCGTCCCCACCGGCCGCGCCCGCGCCGAGGCCGAGGAACTCGCCGCCGCCATCGCCCGCTTCCCCCAGGCCTGCCTGCGCACCGACCGCGCCTCGCTGCTGGAGCAGGACGGTCTGGACGAGCAGACGGCGATGCGCGGCGAACTCCGGCACGGCACGGGCGTACTGGCGCAGAGCCTGGAAGGCGCCGCCCGCTTCACCGCGGGGGCCGGACGACACGGCTCGTTCACGGACCAGTGA
- a CDS encoding FAD-dependent oxidoreductase, with protein sequence MTGVYDVAVVGAGVVGSAIARELARYPRLSVALVEAQDDVGQGTSKANTAILHTGFDAVPGSLEARLVREGARLLAAYAAESGIPVEPVGALLVAWDEEQLAALPRLAEKAEANDHHATRLLGPAELYEREAHLGPGALGALHVPGESVICPWTTTLAYATQAVRHGVELHLDTRVEEVGRQDGVHVLTTGAGTLRARWLVNAAGLHADTLDARLGHRDFTVTPRRGQLIVFDTFARTLVNHILLPVPTALGKGVLVAPTVHGNVLLGPTAEDLDDKRATGSTADGLAALRARGRRILPELLDEEVTAVYAGLRAATEHDDYRIRAHPGQAYVTVGGIRSTGLTASLAIAAHVTGLLTEAGLDPGPVRELEPVRMPNLGEASPRPCERPDLIAADPQYGTLVCHCERVSRGEIRDALASTIPPRTLDGLRRRTRARAGRCQGFYCGAALRQLLEEARP encoded by the coding sequence ATGACCGGCGTCTACGACGTGGCGGTCGTCGGCGCCGGAGTCGTCGGCAGCGCGATCGCCCGTGAACTCGCCCGGTACCCACGGCTGAGCGTCGCCCTCGTCGAGGCCCAGGACGACGTCGGCCAGGGCACCTCCAAGGCCAACACCGCGATCCTGCACACCGGGTTCGACGCGGTCCCCGGCTCCCTGGAGGCACGGCTGGTGCGCGAGGGGGCGCGCCTGCTCGCCGCGTACGCCGCCGAGTCCGGCATCCCCGTCGAACCCGTCGGCGCCCTGCTCGTGGCCTGGGACGAGGAACAGCTCGCCGCCCTGCCCCGCCTCGCCGAGAAGGCCGAGGCCAACGACCACCACGCCACCCGCCTGCTCGGCCCCGCCGAACTGTACGAGCGCGAAGCCCACCTCGGCCCCGGCGCGCTCGGCGCCCTGCACGTGCCCGGCGAGTCCGTCATCTGCCCCTGGACGACCACCCTGGCGTACGCCACCCAGGCCGTCCGGCACGGAGTCGAGCTGCACCTCGACACCCGGGTGGAGGAGGTCGGTCGGCAGGACGGCGTTCATGTGCTGACGACCGGCGCGGGCACGCTGCGGGCCCGCTGGCTGGTCAACGCGGCCGGACTGCACGCCGACACACTCGACGCCCGCCTCGGACACCGCGACTTCACCGTCACCCCGCGCCGCGGCCAGCTCATCGTGTTCGACACGTTCGCCCGCACGCTGGTCAACCACATCCTGCTGCCCGTCCCCACCGCCCTCGGCAAGGGCGTCCTGGTCGCCCCCACCGTCCACGGCAACGTCCTGCTCGGCCCCACCGCCGAGGACCTGGACGACAAGCGGGCCACCGGCTCCACCGCCGACGGACTGGCGGCCCTGCGTGCCAGGGGCCGCCGCATCCTGCCCGAACTGCTCGACGAGGAGGTCACCGCCGTCTACGCCGGTCTGCGCGCCGCCACCGAGCACGACGACTACCGCATCCGCGCCCACCCCGGCCAGGCGTACGTCACCGTCGGCGGCATCCGCTCCACCGGCCTGACGGCGTCCCTCGCGATCGCGGCCCACGTCACCGGCCTGCTGACCGAGGCGGGCCTCGACCCGGGGCCGGTCCGGGAGCTGGAGCCGGTCCGCATGCCCAACCTGGGCGAGGCCTCCCCGCGCCCCTGCGAGCGCCCCGACCTCATCGCCGCCGACCCGCAGTACGGCACCCTCGTCTGCCACTGCGAGCGCGTCTCCCGCGGCGAGATCCGCGACGCCCTCGCCAGTACGATCCCGCCGCGCACCCTCGACGGACTGCGCCGCCGCACCCGCGCGCGGGCGGGCCGCTGCCAGGGCTTCTACTGCGGGGCCGCGCTACGGCAGCTGCTCGAGGAGGCCCGGCCGTGA